Proteins encoded by one window of Chondromyces crocatus:
- a CDS encoding protein kinase domain-containing protein, with protein sequence MIDTRLGGRYHLVRQIGQGGMGRVYEGRHVATGRRIAVKVITAADAAAFGRLEVEARAAGAIESQHIAQVLDVGIDEATGAAYIVMELLEGEDLSLVLCRLGCLPLQLCLRIAVQTCRGLARAHAAGVVHRDIKPANLFLAERDGGELAVKILDFGIAKLRPSPFAQQDAVTLTRTGSMLGTPLYMSPEQVRGQQTLDLRTDLWSLGVVLYEALTGKPPHQRDAVGEVVVAICTAKPPPVDKVAPWVPPGVAAVVARALEIDPKDRFQRAEEMLAALLALLPDDPSIRRSMLVPAEGSVPMSQAHPAAPTVFVASHATGDLPGGTEGATVEVRPPPFPTRTSQRDDLPSPLTSFIGREAEIVEAKRLLQAGRLVSLVGPGGTGKTRLSIQVASELRSSFEDGAVFVDLSSVLEADAILGAIAAGVGVREEPGQALSATMLRQLRPRRLLLVLDNCEHLVGACAELVEEMLLGCPGLRLLVTSRESLALEGEMILALAPLPIPEADHDLGDVARSEAVQLFVERGRSAQAGFRLTAEVAPAVAHICRTLDGIPLAIELAAARLRGLTAEQIAARIEDRFGLLDSIRRTASRRQRTLRALIDWSHELLTDRERAALRRLSVFQGGWVPSAAEAVCTFEGDPLELQPAQVTDLVAQLVGKSLVVAVDRSGSGRYRLLDTIRQYALEKLEESGEAPAVRARHFACYLRLAEEAESKLRTAEQLELLRRLDVEHDNLRAALDGFVEGGAPAGGGDAPRGWLEPEAALRLATALGRYWFLRGHHAEGSARLERLVRQATAAPAAIRGRALSMLLVLLPGSRPGKVTPEEALAACRAGGEGFWISLALLGMAEQALLKGDHATALSALEEGAVHARATGDAWIIARLLGERGRVHRSRLEFEQAVTPLREGLALARQTGDRWLIGILLHALGLTWCFQGEYEAAAALLEESLSLQRVLGSRVSIAETLSTLGGAFQYLGRHGQAATCFEETLSLARALGNEELAARAWLNLADNALVQGDLASARVSLREGFARWQEIVRKELLAWGLLGLAELAWREGRPADAMRFFGAELALEQAYAIGLHPASRARFERILDGLRTSLSEEGERVLELGRALRLEESLREAIAYLTA encoded by the coding sequence GTGATCGATACGCGGCTCGGCGGGCGATATCATCTGGTCCGCCAGATCGGTCAGGGCGGGATGGGCCGCGTCTACGAAGGGCGGCACGTCGCCACGGGCCGTCGGATCGCGGTGAAGGTGATCACGGCGGCGGACGCGGCGGCGTTCGGGCGTCTGGAGGTGGAGGCCAGGGCGGCGGGGGCGATCGAGTCGCAGCACATCGCGCAGGTCCTCGATGTGGGGATCGACGAGGCGACCGGCGCTGCGTACATCGTGATGGAACTCCTCGAAGGCGAGGACCTGTCGCTCGTGCTCTGCCGGCTGGGATGTCTGCCGCTCCAGCTCTGCTTGAGGATCGCGGTGCAGACGTGCCGGGGGCTCGCGCGCGCCCACGCGGCCGGGGTGGTGCACCGCGACATCAAGCCGGCGAACCTGTTTCTGGCCGAGCGGGACGGCGGTGAGCTTGCGGTGAAGATCCTGGACTTCGGGATCGCGAAGCTGCGGCCGTCGCCATTTGCTCAGCAGGACGCGGTGACGCTGACCCGGACGGGCAGCATGCTCGGCACGCCCCTGTACATGTCGCCCGAGCAGGTGCGGGGGCAGCAGACCCTCGATCTGCGCACGGATCTCTGGTCGCTCGGGGTGGTGCTCTACGAGGCGCTGACGGGCAAACCGCCGCACCAGCGGGACGCGGTGGGTGAGGTGGTGGTGGCCATCTGCACGGCGAAGCCGCCGCCCGTGGACAAGGTCGCTCCCTGGGTGCCTCCGGGGGTGGCGGCGGTGGTGGCGCGGGCGCTGGAGATCGACCCGAAGGATCGGTTCCAGCGCGCCGAGGAGATGCTCGCTGCGCTGCTCGCGCTCTTGCCCGACGATCCCTCGATCCGGCGCTCGATGCTGGTCCCGGCCGAGGGGAGTGTGCCCATGTCCCAGGCGCACCCCGCGGCGCCGACGGTGTTCGTGGCGTCGCACGCGACGGGAGATCTGCCTGGAGGAACGGAGGGCGCGACGGTGGAGGTCCGTCCTCCTCCGTTCCCGACGCGCACGTCGCAGCGGGACGACTTGCCCTCGCCGCTGACGAGCTTCATTGGTCGGGAGGCGGAGATCGTCGAGGCGAAGCGGCTGCTCCAGGCGGGGCGGCTGGTCAGCCTCGTGGGCCCAGGGGGAACGGGCAAGACGCGGCTGTCCATCCAGGTGGCTTCGGAGCTGCGCAGCAGCTTCGAGGATGGCGCGGTGTTCGTCGATCTGTCGTCGGTCCTCGAGGCAGACGCGATCCTGGGGGCGATCGCGGCAGGGGTCGGGGTACGAGAAGAGCCTGGGCAGGCCCTCTCGGCCACGATGCTCCGTCAGCTCAGGCCCAGGCGGCTCTTGCTGGTGCTCGACAACTGCGAGCATCTCGTCGGTGCCTGCGCGGAGCTGGTCGAGGAAATGCTCCTCGGCTGCCCGGGGCTGCGGCTGCTGGTGACCAGCCGGGAGTCGCTGGCGCTCGAAGGGGAAATGATCCTGGCGCTCGCGCCACTGCCGATCCCGGAGGCGGATCACGATCTGGGCGACGTGGCCAGGAGCGAGGCAGTGCAGCTCTTCGTCGAGCGAGGGCGCTCGGCGCAGGCCGGCTTCCGGTTGACCGCGGAAGTTGCGCCCGCGGTGGCGCACATCTGCCGGACGCTGGACGGGATCCCGCTGGCGATCGAGCTGGCCGCGGCGCGCCTGCGAGGGCTCACGGCCGAGCAGATCGCCGCGCGCATCGAGGATCGCTTCGGGCTGCTCGACTCCATCCGGCGGACGGCGTCGCGGCGTCAGCGCACGCTGCGGGCGCTCATCGACTGGAGCCACGAGCTGCTCACGGACCGGGAGCGGGCCGCGCTGCGACGGCTCTCGGTGTTCCAGGGCGGCTGGGTGCCCAGCGCTGCCGAGGCGGTGTGCACCTTCGAGGGGGATCCACTCGAGCTACAGCCCGCACAGGTGACGGACCTGGTGGCGCAGCTCGTGGGCAAGTCGCTGGTCGTCGCGGTGGATCGGTCGGGCTCGGGCCGATACCGCCTGCTGGACACGATCCGTCAGTACGCGCTGGAGAAGCTCGAAGAGTCCGGTGAAGCGCCGGCCGTACGGGCGCGCCACTTCGCGTGTTACCTGCGCCTCGCCGAAGAAGCCGAGTCGAAGCTGCGGACGGCGGAGCAGCTCGAGCTGCTCCGGAGGCTCGACGTCGAACACGACAACCTGCGGGCGGCGCTGGATGGCTTCGTCGAGGGCGGGGCGCCCGCGGGGGGCGGGGATGCGCCGAGGGGCTGGCTGGAGCCGGAGGCGGCGCTGCGGCTCGCAACGGCGCTCGGTCGGTACTGGTTCTTGCGAGGGCACCACGCCGAGGGGAGCGCGCGACTGGAGCGGCTCGTCCGTCAAGCTACGGCAGCGCCAGCCGCGATCCGCGGGCGCGCGCTGTCGATGCTTCTCGTGCTGCTGCCGGGGTCACGTCCGGGCAAGGTCACCCCCGAGGAGGCGCTCGCGGCTTGTCGCGCAGGCGGTGAGGGCTTCTGGATCTCGCTGGCGTTGCTCGGGATGGCCGAGCAGGCGCTGTTGAAGGGGGACCACGCCACCGCGCTGTCTGCCCTCGAAGAGGGGGCGGTCCACGCGCGGGCGACAGGCGATGCCTGGATCATCGCCCGCCTGCTCGGCGAGCGAGGTCGAGTTCACCGATCCCGCCTGGAGTTCGAGCAGGCCGTGACCCCGCTGCGCGAGGGGCTCGCGCTGGCACGCCAGACCGGAGATCGATGGCTGATCGGCATCCTTCTCCACGCGCTGGGGCTGACCTGGTGCTTCCAGGGGGAGTACGAGGCGGCGGCGGCATTGCTGGAAGAGAGCTTGTCGCTGCAGCGGGTGCTCGGCTCCCGGGTGAGCATCGCGGAGACGCTGAGCACCCTGGGGGGCGCGTTCCAGTACCTGGGCCGCCACGGGCAAGCGGCGACCTGCTTCGAAGAGACGCTGAGCCTGGCCCGCGCGCTCGGCAACGAGGAGCTGGCCGCCCGTGCGTGGCTGAACCTCGCGGACAACGCGCTCGTGCAAGGTGACCTCGCCTCGGCGCGGGTGAGCCTGCGAGAGGGGTTCGCTCGCTGGCAGGAGATCGTACGCAAGGAGCTGCTCGCGTGGGGTCTGCTCGGGCTCGCGGAGCTGGCCTGGCGTGAGGGGCGGCCTGCAGACGCGATGCGTTTCTTCGGTGCGGAGCTGGCACTGGAGCAGGCCTACGCCATCGGCCTCCACCCCGCTTCCCGCGCCCGCTTCGAGCGGATCCTCGACGGTCTGCGCACGTCGCTGAGCGAAGAGGGGGAGCGCGTGCTCGAACTCGGGCGAGCGCTCCGTCTGGAGGAGAGCTTGCGGGAGGCGATCGCCTACCTGACAGCGTGA
- a CDS encoding FAD-binding oxidoreductase, producing MTDERERNFWGWGYADRFPDQETRKAIGAQVGALLGVPPLEPREPPPLDTIVLRPPRFELPPALAHLSSSAPRDRITHTHGRSYRDLVRGFRGDFTLAPDWVAYPSSEDDISALLAWCSDAHIALIPYGGGTSVVGGVEPDIGPSYNGVIALDLRCFDRVLDVDPLSRVARIQAGARGPAIEAQLAPHGLTLRHYPQSFEFSTLGGWIATRAGGHFATLHTHIDDFVSSIRMLTPAGVYATRRLPASGAGPSPDRLALGSEGILGVITEAWLRVQARPRYRASASVAFPSFADGAAAARALAQSGLHPANCRLIDRTEMLLNGVAADGEAVLLLGFESADHPLDTWIHRALAITAEHRGRCPDGPKIRDDGERTAASAASTYRESFFQAPYLQTALVSLGVVVDTFETACPWDRFDALHTAVDTAVRGAGARALACRFTHVYPDGPAPYYTFLAPAEPGEELERWYAIRRAAADAVLATGGTITHHHAVGRLHRPWYDHERPDPFALALRAAKRALDPQGILNPGVLIDPEPR from the coding sequence ATGACAGACGAACGCGAGCGCAATTTCTGGGGGTGGGGTTACGCCGATCGGTTTCCCGACCAGGAAACCCGCAAGGCCATCGGCGCGCAGGTGGGCGCCCTCCTTGGCGTCCCTCCCCTCGAACCTCGTGAGCCTCCCCCGCTCGACACCATCGTCCTTCGCCCCCCACGCTTTGAACTTCCGCCCGCCCTCGCGCACCTAAGCTCTTCTGCGCCGCGCGATCGCATCACCCACACCCATGGGCGCAGCTACCGTGATCTGGTTCGCGGCTTCCGTGGCGACTTCACGCTCGCGCCCGACTGGGTGGCCTACCCTTCTTCCGAAGACGACATCTCAGCCCTCCTGGCCTGGTGCAGCGACGCCCACATCGCGCTCATCCCCTACGGAGGCGGTACCAGCGTCGTCGGCGGTGTCGAGCCCGACATCGGCCCTTCCTACAACGGCGTCATCGCCCTCGACCTCCGCTGCTTCGACCGCGTCCTCGACGTCGACCCCCTCTCCCGCGTCGCTCGCATCCAGGCCGGCGCCCGCGGACCGGCCATCGAAGCCCAGCTCGCCCCCCACGGCCTCACGCTCCGTCACTACCCCCAGAGCTTCGAGTTCTCGACGCTCGGCGGCTGGATCGCCACCCGCGCCGGTGGCCATTTCGCCACCTTGCACACCCACATCGACGACTTCGTGTCCTCGATCCGCATGCTCACCCCGGCGGGCGTCTACGCAACCCGAAGGCTCCCGGCGTCGGGCGCTGGCCCGAGTCCTGACCGCCTCGCCCTCGGCTCCGAGGGCATCCTCGGCGTGATCACCGAAGCCTGGCTGCGCGTCCAGGCGAGGCCTCGTTACCGCGCTTCCGCCTCCGTCGCGTTTCCTTCCTTCGCCGACGGCGCCGCCGCGGCCCGCGCCCTCGCGCAGAGTGGCCTCCACCCCGCCAACTGCCGCCTCATCGATCGCACCGAGATGCTCTTGAACGGCGTCGCAGCCGACGGGGAAGCCGTGCTCTTGCTCGGCTTCGAGTCTGCCGATCACCCCCTCGACACGTGGATCCACCGCGCCCTCGCGATCACCGCCGAGCACCGCGGCCGCTGCCCCGACGGCCCGAAGATCCGCGACGACGGCGAGCGCACTGCCGCCAGCGCCGCGTCCACCTACCGCGAGTCGTTCTTCCAGGCCCCTTACCTCCAGACCGCGCTGGTCAGCCTCGGCGTCGTCGTCGACACCTTCGAGACCGCCTGCCCCTGGGACCGCTTCGACGCCCTGCACACCGCCGTCGACACCGCCGTCCGCGGCGCCGGCGCGCGCGCGCTCGCCTGCCGCTTCACCCACGTCTACCCCGACGGTCCAGCGCCCTATTACACCTTCCTCGCCCCCGCCGAGCCTGGCGAAGAACTCGAGCGCTGGTACGCCATCCGTCGCGCTGCGGCCGACGCCGTGCTCGCCACGGGCGGCACGATCACTCACCACCACGCCGTCGGCAGGCTGCACCGACCCTGGTACGACCACGAGCGCCCCGACCCCTTCGCCCTCGCGCTGCGCGCCGCCAAGCGCGCCCTCGACCCGCAAGGCATCCTCAACCCGGGCGTGCTGATCGATCCTGAACCGCGCTGA
- a CDS encoding copper oxidase, with protein MLNKTLYGLIKTLLLIACAGCSGSLLDEEGNHQDIAEADTAESDDALAHAVAGADVFAEVVAIDQVYVFNRFGSFNPSGMVYALKRDVIAADPSLPLGPGNATLREGKRARPLVLRVNVGETLGISFTNWLTPAGGTLPGGSPATRRASIHVDGLQMRNIQALGAKIGNNPDSLASPGETRNYLLSAAHEGTFLMHSTGAMVGGQFNGGQLVQGLFGAVHVEPAGSVAYRSQVTADDLVAASRWPSNPDGTPRIDYDALDDDGEPILAIRNRHGEIVHGDLNAIITGFSSTQAGTQNSLNQGRFRELTVIFHDGANAVQAFPEFNTNPALRAVGDGFGVNYGSSGLGAELLASRAKLGPAKDCDECKFEEFFLSSWANGDPALIIDPDADGGPAVPFLDDPSNVQHGYVGDPTRFRNLHAGPLDTHVFHLHAQQWFRTPGSDDSSYLDSQGIAPGEAFTYDISYGGGGNRNLTPGDSIFHCHLYPHFVQGMWGLWRSHDVFEAGTSDRKLPDGELASGTPVPAVVPIPGLAMAPMPTYAPTTVTLTNGTTVTRPPMPGYPFYIAAVAGHRPPQPPLDLDHDGGLPRHIVTSAPVISRDRGEYDAVLLEADLKLLPSGGTPSELAAADFHAGQFPGGAPFTTPYGFPARAYPSFTPEGQPARFAVNGLPPRPGAPYADPCPPGAPVRTYRAAYVQVDGVVNGAGWHDPQMRLAVLEHDVDATLDGTRPPEPLFFRASSGECVVFKATNLIPDVLQQDDFQIFTPTDIIGQHIHLVKFDVTSSDGAANGFNYEDGTFAAEEVIARIDAANARGGAFPADGTLLPQGGRVALSPSHHPTIASAPLGAQTTIQRWWADPLTGSEGKDRTIRTAFSHDHFSASSHQHHGLYAGLVVEPVGSVWRDPKTGEVFGGRADGGPTSYRADIYVPGSQTSNPAPFREFNLSIADYALVYDECGNPVHPPTSAEAALPLGITHSGASAPQIVSTADPGTQVINYRHEPLPMRLARRDCSTGAVTRKSGAAGEMHNVFRSSIHGDPATPLLEAHEGDRVQVRLLQGAQHKQHVFSIHGLKWLREPDDRDSGFTNGQPIGISEHFELESVSPATPPNSENGVADHLYQSAVTDDLWNGAWGILRTLKKTSTDLLPLPGSRPTPPANLPTCPAGAPIRPFKVHALRAQGNLPGNRLVYNGNAGLYDPDAILFVHEYDLPGLRWGTRAPEPLILRAAAGDCIKLTLVNELPASFTHRAGWNYNTPIVDGFNTNQVKPSNRVSLHPQLLHYDVTTDDGADVGLNAVQSVGPGESRQYTWYAGEVVQNDGPGPQWIHEPIEFGAVNLRDMADVITHGMHGAVGALIVEPKWASWMEDPGQRAQATVRYIDPQGGPTSFREFVVVLQDELNLFTDNATFRCGDAAMNCDAAIRNTFSFGDVGHKAVNYRTEPVWKRLGLRPETPSSQLNNLDLSNLFSSTPHGDPATPVFTATSRQKIRVRVTYPSGHLRRHAFSLWGAEWPHIPWAAGSASRAMGANPHAMALGTQGGIGPMTAWNIVPFDDAGGRHHVPGDRLYLNQPTSKLSGGLWGIFRVTP; from the coding sequence GTGCTCAACAAGACGCTGTACGGTCTGATCAAGACCCTTCTGCTCATTGCGTGCGCAGGCTGCAGCGGGTCGCTCCTCGACGAAGAGGGCAATCACCAGGACATCGCAGAGGCGGACACCGCCGAGAGCGATGATGCGCTCGCGCATGCCGTCGCCGGTGCCGATGTCTTCGCCGAGGTCGTCGCGATCGATCAGGTTTACGTCTTCAATCGCTTCGGCTCCTTCAATCCCTCCGGCATGGTCTACGCGCTGAAGCGTGACGTCATCGCCGCCGACCCCTCCCTCCCCCTCGGCCCTGGCAACGCCACCTTGCGCGAAGGCAAGCGCGCACGCCCCCTCGTCCTCCGCGTCAACGTCGGCGAGACCCTCGGCATCTCCTTCACCAACTGGCTCACCCCTGCTGGCGGCACCTTGCCCGGCGGCTCGCCCGCCACCCGGCGCGCGTCCATCCACGTCGACGGCCTCCAGATGCGCAACATCCAGGCCCTCGGCGCGAAGATCGGCAACAACCCCGACTCGCTCGCCTCACCCGGCGAGACCCGCAACTACCTGCTCTCGGCCGCTCACGAGGGCACCTTCCTGATGCACAGCACCGGCGCCATGGTCGGTGGCCAGTTCAATGGCGGACAGCTCGTCCAGGGCCTCTTCGGCGCGGTCCACGTCGAGCCGGCCGGGTCCGTCGCGTACCGCTCGCAGGTCACCGCCGACGACCTCGTCGCCGCCTCGCGCTGGCCCTCGAACCCCGACGGCACCCCGCGCATCGATTACGATGCCCTCGACGACGACGGCGAGCCCATCCTCGCCATACGCAATCGCCACGGCGAGATCGTGCACGGGGATCTCAATGCCATCATCACCGGCTTCTCGTCCACCCAGGCGGGCACCCAGAACTCGCTGAACCAGGGCCGGTTCCGCGAACTCACCGTCATCTTCCACGACGGCGCGAATGCCGTGCAGGCCTTCCCCGAGTTCAACACCAACCCGGCCTTGCGGGCGGTCGGCGACGGATTCGGCGTCAATTACGGCTCCTCGGGGCTCGGCGCCGAGCTGCTGGCGAGCCGCGCCAAGCTGGGCCCCGCGAAGGACTGCGACGAGTGCAAGTTCGAGGAGTTCTTCCTCAGCTCATGGGCCAATGGCGACCCGGCCCTGATCATCGATCCCGACGCCGATGGCGGCCCGGCCGTCCCCTTTCTCGACGATCCCTCCAACGTCCAGCATGGCTACGTCGGCGACCCGACCCGCTTTCGCAACCTCCACGCCGGCCCCCTCGACACCCACGTCTTCCACCTCCACGCCCAGCAATGGTTCAGGACCCCGGGCAGCGACGACAGCAGCTACCTGGACTCCCAGGGCATCGCCCCGGGCGAGGCGTTCACCTACGACATCAGCTACGGCGGCGGCGGCAACCGCAACCTCACCCCGGGTGATTCCATCTTCCATTGCCACCTCTATCCCCATTTCGTGCAGGGGATGTGGGGCCTCTGGCGCAGCCACGACGTCTTCGAGGCGGGCACCTCGGACCGCAAGCTCCCGGACGGCGAACTCGCCAGCGGCACCCCGGTCCCTGCGGTGGTGCCCATTCCCGGGCTCGCCATGGCGCCCATGCCCACGTACGCGCCCACCACGGTGACCTTGACGAACGGCACCACGGTGACCCGCCCCCCGATGCCGGGCTACCCGTTCTACATCGCCGCGGTCGCCGGTCACCGCCCCCCGCAGCCTCCCCTGGACCTCGATCACGACGGCGGCCTCCCGCGCCACATCGTCACCAGCGCGCCCGTCATCTCGCGCGATCGCGGCGAGTACGACGCCGTGCTCCTCGAAGCCGACCTCAAGCTCCTCCCCTCGGGCGGCACCCCCTCCGAGCTCGCAGCCGCCGACTTTCACGCGGGCCAGTTCCCCGGCGGCGCGCCCTTCACCACGCCCTACGGCTTCCCAGCGCGCGCTTACCCCTCGTTCACGCCAGAAGGCCAGCCCGCGCGCTTCGCCGTCAATGGCCTCCCCCCGCGCCCAGGCGCCCCGTATGCCGACCCCTGCCCCCCTGGCGCCCCCGTGCGCACCTACCGCGCAGCTTACGTGCAGGTCGACGGCGTGGTGAACGGCGCTGGCTGGCACGACCCGCAGATGCGCCTCGCCGTCCTCGAGCACGACGTCGACGCCACCCTCGACGGCACCCGCCCCCCCGAGCCCCTGTTCTTCCGCGCCAGCTCCGGCGAGTGCGTCGTCTTCAAGGCCACCAACCTGATCCCGGACGTGCTCCAGCAGGACGACTTCCAGATCTTCACCCCCACCGACATCATCGGCCAGCACATCCACCTCGTGAAGTTCGACGTCACCTCCTCCGACGGCGCCGCGAACGGCTTCAACTACGAGGATGGCACCTTCGCCGCCGAAGAGGTCATCGCCCGCATCGACGCCGCGAACGCGCGCGGAGGGGCCTTCCCCGCCGACGGCACCCTCTTGCCCCAGGGCGGCCGCGTCGCGCTCTCTCCCTCGCACCATCCGACCATCGCCTCCGCCCCGCTCGGCGCGCAGACCACGATCCAGCGCTGGTGGGCCGATCCCCTCACCGGCAGCGAAGGCAAAGATCGCACGATTCGCACGGCCTTCTCGCACGATCACTTCAGCGCCTCGTCCCACCAGCACCACGGCCTCTATGCAGGCCTCGTCGTCGAGCCGGTCGGCTCCGTCTGGCGCGATCCCAAGACGGGCGAGGTCTTCGGCGGCCGCGCCGACGGCGGCCCCACGAGCTACCGCGCCGACATCTACGTCCCTGGCTCTCAGACCAGCAACCCGGCGCCCTTCCGTGAGTTCAACCTGAGCATCGCCGATTACGCCCTCGTGTACGACGAATGCGGCAATCCGGTCCACCCGCCCACCTCGGCGGAGGCGGCGCTCCCGCTCGGCATCACGCACTCCGGCGCCTCCGCCCCGCAGATCGTCTCCACCGCCGACCCGGGCACCCAGGTCATCAATTATCGCCACGAGCCCCTCCCCATGCGCCTCGCCCGGCGCGATTGCAGCACCGGTGCCGTCACCCGCAAGAGCGGCGCGGCCGGCGAGATGCACAACGTCTTTCGCTCCTCCATTCATGGCGATCCCGCGACACCACTCCTCGAAGCGCATGAGGGCGATCGCGTTCAGGTGCGCCTGCTCCAGGGCGCCCAGCACAAGCAGCACGTCTTCTCCATTCACGGCCTCAAATGGCTGCGCGAGCCCGACGATCGGGACAGCGGCTTCACCAATGGTCAGCCCATCGGCATCTCCGAGCATTTCGAGCTGGAATCGGTGAGTCCTGCCACTCCACCGAACAGTGAGAACGGCGTCGCCGATCACCTCTATCAGAGCGCCGTCACCGACGACCTCTGGAACGGCGCGTGGGGCATCCTGCGCACGCTGAAGAAGACCAGCACCGATCTGCTCCCACTCCCGGGCTCTCGCCCCACCCCTCCGGCGAATCTGCCCACCTGCCCGGCGGGCGCGCCGATCCGACCTTTCAAGGTCCACGCCCTCCGCGCGCAGGGCAATCTGCCGGGCAATCGCCTCGTCTACAATGGCAATGCCGGCCTCTACGATCCGGACGCCATTCTCTTCGTCCACGAGTACGACCTCCCTGGCCTCCGCTGGGGGACACGCGCCCCGGAGCCCCTCATCCTGCGCGCCGCCGCGGGCGACTGCATCAAGCTCACCCTGGTCAACGAGCTGCCCGCGAGCTTCACCCACCGCGCCGGGTGGAACTACAACACGCCCATCGTCGACGGCTTCAACACCAACCAGGTGAAGCCTTCGAACCGCGTCTCGCTCCACCCCCAGCTCCTCCATTACGACGTCACCACCGACGACGGCGCCGACGTCGGCCTGAACGCGGTCCAGAGCGTAGGTCCAGGCGAGTCGCGGCAGTACACCTGGTATGCCGGCGAGGTCGTGCAGAACGACGGCCCTGGCCCTCAGTGGATCCACGAGCCCATCGAGTTCGGTGCCGTGAACCTCAGGGACATGGCCGACGTCATCACCCACGGCATGCACGGTGCCGTCGGCGCCCTCATCGTCGAGCCGAAGTGGGCGAGCTGGATGGAGGACCCGGGCCAGCGTGCGCAGGCCACCGTCCGCTACATCGACCCCCAGGGCGGCCCGACCTCCTTCCGCGAGTTCGTCGTCGTCCTCCAGGACGAGCTCAACCTCTTCACGGACAACGCCACCTTCCGCTGCGGTGACGCCGCGATGAACTGCGACGCCGCGATTCGCAACACGTTCAGCTTCGGCGACGTCGGGCACAAGGCGGTCAATTACCGCACCGAGCCCGTCTGGAAGCGTCTCGGCCTCCGCCCGGAGACGCCATCCAGCCAGCTCAACAACCTCGATCTCTCCAACCTCTTCAGCTCCACCCCCCACGGCGACCCCGCCACCCCCGTGTTCACCGCCACCTCGCGGCAGAAGATCCGCGTCCGCGTGACGTACCCCTCGGGGCACCTGCGCCGGCACGCCTTCTCTCTCTGGGGTGCCGAGTGGCCGCACATCCCGTGGGCGGCGGGCAGCGCGTCCCGGGCCATGGGCGCGAACCCCCACGCGATGGCGCTCGGCACCCAGGGCGGCATCGGCCCCATGACGGCCTGGAACATCGTCCCCTTCGACGACGCGGGAGGCCGTCACCACGTGCCCGGCGACAGGCTCTACCTCAACCAGCCCACCTCCAAGCTCTCGGGTGGCCTCTGGGGCATCTTCCGGGTGACGCCGTGA